A window of Campylobacter pinnipediorum subsp. pinnipediorum contains these coding sequences:
- a CDS encoding MATE family efflux transporter — protein sequence MELSLKKLAIPIFFDIFLHFITLVINTYMVSKVSINLVGSMGAGNQVMDFFMAIFSFLSVGCSIVVAQAIGAKKLKLAREIVHTTISFNTILGIFFACFVYFFGFEILDILNIPNELRNESHTYLHMLGIALCFDGIGMTLASILRVYNRAFLVMLVSFIMNIITLVLNAIVLFGLLDGFDYGLYGVAVSTIIGRFVGVLLLIFILCKIAKIRVYISRLFVLSFDKLKMILKIGLPSAGEHLLWLGQYMVAFSFVASMGANELSVQTIFMQLTLLLLLCGASISMANEVIVGRLIGAKEFDRAYTHTFRALKVGILFTIIAVMIVFVLKDKIMFEFGLSDELKSIMLPLFFLSIVLEVGRTFNIVIVNALRATGDANFPFITGFIFMWCVSLPLGYFLGIYLKFGIIGVWLGFLADEWLRGIVNTLHFRSRKWQSKRLV from the coding sequence TTGGAATTATCTTTAAAAAAACTAGCAATACCTATATTTTTTGATATATTTTTGCATTTTATAACTCTTGTTATCAATACATATATGGTTTCTAAGGTTAGTATAAACCTTGTTGGTTCTATGGGTGCTGGAAATCAAGTTATGGATTTTTTTATGGCTATTTTTAGCTTTTTAAGTGTTGGGTGTTCTATAGTTGTAGCACAAGCAATAGGAGCAAAAAAATTAAAATTAGCAAGAGAAATAGTGCATACAACTATAAGTTTTAATACAATTTTAGGTATCTTTTTTGCCTGTTTTGTGTATTTTTTTGGATTTGAAATTTTAGATATTTTAAATATCCCAAATGAGTTGAGAAACGAAAGCCACACCTATCTTCATATGCTTGGCATAGCTCTTTGCTTTGATGGTATAGGTATGACACTAGCATCTATTTTAAGGGTTTATAACCGTGCTTTTTTGGTTATGCTTGTATCTTTTATAATGAATATAATAACTCTTGTTTTAAATGCTATTGTTCTTTTTGGGTTATTAGATGGATTTGATTACGGGCTTTATGGTGTTGCTGTTTCTACCATAATAGGGCGATTTGTTGGAGTTTTATTGCTTATATTTATTTTATGCAAGATAGCAAAGATAAGAGTTTATATAAGCAGATTGTTTGTTTTATCATTTGATAAATTAAAGATGATTTTAAAAATAGGTCTTCCTAGTGCCGGAGAGCATCTTCTTTGGCTTGGTCAGTATATGGTGGCTTTTTCTTTTGTCGCTAGTATGGGGGCTAATGAGCTTTCTGTTCAGACTATTTTTATGCAACTTACACTTTTATTGCTTCTTTGTGGTGCTAGTATAAGTATGGCAAATGAGGTTATTGTTGGTCGTTTGATTGGAGCTAAGGAGTTTGATAGGGCTTATACTCATACTTTTAGAGCTTTAAAAGTAGGAATTTTATTTACAATAATAGCTGTTATGATTGTTTTTGTTTTAAAAGATAAAATTATGTTTGAGTTTGGATTAAGTGATGAGCTTAAAAGTATAATGCTACCTTTGTTTTTTCTATCAATAGTTCTTGAAGTTGGTAGAACATTTAATATAGTCATAGTAAATGCACTTCGTGCTACGGGTGATGCGAATTTTCCTTTCATTACGGGGTTTATATTTATGTGGTGTGTTAGTTTACCACTTGGATATTTTTTAGGTATATATCTTAAATTTGGAATAATTGGTGTTTGGCTTGGCTTTTTGGCTGATGAGTGGCTTAGGGGTATCGTAAATACATTACATTTTAGAAGTAGAAAATGGCAATCAAAACGACTTGTGTAA